The following are encoded in a window of Kitasatospora sp. NBC_01250 genomic DNA:
- a CDS encoding TetR/AcrR family transcriptional regulator, producing MPAMSERPPAAQPASEGRPLRADARRNRARVLEAAREVFAAEGLAVPLDEIARRAGVGAGTVYRHFPTKEALFEAVVTDRIKALTKAGHEALARIDAGADPGEAFFGQLAVVVADAGSKMDLADALVGAGVDLQRATLDAAGDLRATLGELLTRAQSADAVRTDIDVADLHALVAGAVAAERARATDTRPGRLTQIISDGLRPARSTTG from the coding sequence ATGCCCGCGATGAGTGAACGGCCCCCTGCGGCGCAGCCCGCGAGCGAAGGCCGGCCCCTGCGTGCCGACGCACGCCGCAACCGCGCCCGGGTCCTGGAGGCCGCACGCGAGGTCTTCGCCGCCGAGGGCCTGGCGGTCCCCCTCGACGAGATCGCCCGTCGCGCCGGGGTCGGCGCGGGGACGGTCTACCGTCACTTCCCCACCAAGGAAGCGCTGTTCGAGGCGGTGGTCACCGACCGCATCAAGGCCCTGACGAAGGCCGGGCACGAGGCGCTGGCGCGGATCGACGCCGGCGCGGACCCGGGCGAGGCGTTCTTCGGCCAGCTGGCCGTGGTGGTGGCCGACGCGGGATCGAAGATGGACCTGGCCGACGCACTCGTCGGCGCCGGGGTCGACCTCCAGCGAGCCACCCTCGACGCGGCCGGCGACCTGCGCGCCACCCTCGGCGAGCTGCTGACCCGCGCCCAGTCCGCCGACGCGGTCCGGACCGACATCGACGTCGCCGACCTGCACGCCCTCGTCGCCGGCGCAGTCGCAGCCGAACGCGCCCGCGCAACCGACACCCGCCCGGGCCGGCTCACGCAGATCATCAGCGACGGCCTGCGCCCCGCGCGGAGCACAACCGGCTAA